ttcttttaaaacttttctgatacaattcagaatttaatataattacttttgaaaatttttggaaacttcAGAATTACAGATATCTTTTCTAAAATCTCCAGTTCCTAATAAAAGTTacagtttttatataattattttaaaacttaaatctttatctttataacttaaaaaataagtatctacaatttcaaatatatgtaataaattacaatacaatttcaaataatattttttagtgcaaTCGAATGAAAAATTCAGGTCACGGAGTCAAATTTCCGACGTTTTCCTTGTCTGGCAGACACCCTTATTATTATAATGGACCCAACGGAAAAGTACTATATCCttagagagaaaaataaaagctttttcaatcgatttttgaaaaattataggtATTTACCAGCTCCGTTATCCTTGACGAGGACAGTTTCAGACATCGTGATCTTCGAGGATTTGGAGGCAGTACGAAGGGAACTGTAGAGAACGCAACTGAACCAGATTACGAGGCCAATTACACTTTCTTTATCAAAAGCAACCTTATTTTGCGCAGAAATGTCGTTTCCATTTATGATTCCAAGAACTCCAGGATTGCAGCTGTGGTCTAAATGAAcaagaatcaatattttaataccaTAATACCGTAGGACTGGATACTAGATATAAATATTTCGATTTAAGTACCTGGACTGTTTGAAACTCCACTCCAGGTCAAGTAGACGACGTACAGAGAAACAACAGATGCCTGCAATAGACCGGAACGGGGCTGATGTTCCTGAACACTCGGGAGAATAGAAATTGCACTCGTCAGAATACACAGGATCAGGTTGAAGGAAATAAAGAATTTGTTGAGAGAGCAATCGTGGGGctgaaaaaaatcgcatttttatatTCTTCAGACACTCATTGTGAAGTTACTACTACATAAACGgtgaattatttcgttaaattttttacttaccaGTGTGAAGTAAACATAAAGTAAAACAATCCCAGTGAAAGCTAGAGCATAATTCAGGAAAGTTGATGCCAAAAGAGCAAAGTACCtgaaattaatatacatgtaaatgaaataaaaatatattgtataaatataaGTATCATTTCATTTACTCACCAGCCTTTGGACTCAGTCTCTTCATAATTGCCCACCCATGCATCAGCCCAAGAGTGTGCAAAATCGACGATGAGAATCAGCTGAATAATCACGAAGAGAAAACCTCCTATCATTCCGAAATACATCCAGGTTGGACCGAATGAGCCTTCAGGTATGAAAAAGGATCCGATGATTCCTCCGATAATCAGGAGGTATTTGATTGCCCAGAAGCTGTGAGAATGAAGCTTCATCAATGCctgttataatttaaatattgcgaCATTTGTACAAAATATCGAAACAATTCTCACCCATTTTGAATCGGACTTCGAGGATCTTTCGAACTTCTTACTCGAAGCATAATCACTGACATCAGGAAGAAAAACAGCGTGAGAATGAAACATATTCTGTAGACTGCTAAATATCCAACCGCGGATTGACAATCGATTGTAAACGAGGTGGGAACTAAATTACTGCTATTCGCACAAAACGGAACCTATTTTTAACAATCAGATcgtaaattaggaaaaattttatattaaaaaacagtttcattccaGAAATAATTTCTAGATAGTTACCTTTTTCAAAGTCTCTTGCAGACTCGGAGCTAAAGTGATACAAGCAGCAATTGTACCAAGCATCAACATCAAAGCGTACATAATTCTTGTACTCGTACTGTTT
This DNA window, taken from Belonocnema kinseyi isolate 2016_QV_RU_SX_M_011 chromosome 9, B_treatae_v1, whole genome shotgun sequence, encodes the following:
- the LOC117179601 gene encoding probable serine incorporator isoform X2; translation: MGLACSSAQLACLCGSTACSFCCSQCPTCRNSTSTRIMYALMLMLGTIAACITLAPSLQETLKKVPFCANSSNLVPTSFTIDCQSAVGYLAVYRICFILTLFFFLMSVIMLRVRSSKDPRSPIQNGFWAIKYLLIIGGIIGSFFIPEGSFGPTWMYFGMIGGFLFVIIQLILIVDFAHSWADAWVGNYEETESKGWYFALLASTFLNYALAFTGIVLLYVYFTLPHDCSLNKFFISFNLILCILTSAISILPSVQEHQPRSGLLQASVVSLYVVYLTWSGVSNSPDHSCNPGVLGIINGNDISAQNKVAFDKESVIGLVIWFSCVLYSSLRTASKSSKITMSETVLVKDNGAVEGRNGDVEGNETKVWDNEEDTVAYNWSFFHLMFALATLYVMMTLTNWYK
- the LOC117179601 gene encoding probable serine incorporator isoform X1, which codes for MGLACSSAQLACLCGSTACSFCCSQCPTCRNSTSTRIMYALMLMLGTIAACITLAPSLQETLKKVPFCANSSNLVPTSFTIDCQSAVGYLAVYRICFILTLFFFLMSVIMLRVRSSKDPRSPIQNGFWAIKYLLIIGGIIGSFFIPEGSFGPTWMYFGMIGGFLFVIIQLILIVDFAHSWADAWVGNYEETESKGWYFALLASTFLNYALAFTGIVLLYVYFTLPHDCSLNKFFISFNLILCILTSAISILPSVQEHQPRSGLLQASVVSLYVVYLTWSGVSNSPDHSCNPGVLGIINGNDISAQNKVAFDKESVIGLVIWFSCVLYSSLRTASKSSKITMSETVLVKDNGAVQNTDQSLIGNEDYVSVEGRNGDVEGNETKVWDNEEDTVAYNWSFFHLMFALATLYVMMTLTNWYK